Proteins from one Aerosakkonema funiforme FACHB-1375 genomic window:
- a CDS encoding DUF4142 domain-containing protein — protein MFKRLTVTTALVAAGLFGTLNYSAIAETNQTQQSAPSSSRSQMSALDRQFITDAAHGGMAEVRLGQLALQRSNNAQVRQFAQRTIDRHTQANRELMALAQRKGVTPPNSLSPKHEAAMNRLMQLSGDSFDRKARRKPLALDMGISR, from the coding sequence ATGTTTAAACGACTAACAGTAACAACTGCGCTTGTGGCAGCCGGATTATTTGGTACTTTGAATTACTCAGCTATTGCCGAAACAAACCAAACCCAACAATCTGCACCCTCGTCAAGCCGCAGTCAGATGAGCGCTCTTGACAGGCAGTTTATCACCGATGCTGCCCACGGGGGAATGGCGGAAGTTAGATTAGGACAGCTTGCGTTGCAGCGATCGAACAACGCTCAAGTGAGACAATTCGCACAGCGGACGATCGATCGACACACACAGGCAAATCGAGAACTGATGGCGTTAGCCCAAAGAAAGGGAGTCACTCCTCCCAACAGTCTTAGCCCGAAGCACGAAGCGGCAATGAATCGCTTGATGCAGCTTAGCGGAGACAGTTTTGACCGAAAAGCGAGACGCAAGCCCCTGGCTTTAGACATGGGGATAAGTCGATAA